Proteins from one Dermacentor variabilis isolate Ectoservices chromosome 1, ASM5094787v1, whole genome shotgun sequence genomic window:
- the LOC142561855 gene encoding uncharacterized protein LOC142561855, with amino-acid sequence MLRGCLLSVGKRFALLKPRCSKVFHGQERGESTWRENTKPFLKKTREQYARYDGLNPTQDQLVYTSGLYNYMHLASITGTGVMAAVVCYAGSYYFRLWPEVSNTIDRLSNEIPNGQKVIGTSVLAAYVLASFYLLRSTPVRIYYNKSQQMFNLVFQAALPGLRRKRSFKPGALEPVYVYKKSTLAQFLGTLRVKNGWQRFVVFEERFHRTVFYNVLVGYDSVDVLED; translated from the exons ATGTTAAG AGGGTGCTTGCTGAGCGTAGGCAAAAGATTCGCACTGCTGAAGCCAAGGTGCTCT AAGGTGTTTCACGGCCAGGAGCGCGGAGAAAGCACTTGGCGAGAAAACACCAAACCTTTCCTGAAGAAAACTCGCGAGCAATATGCTCGTTACGACGGCTTAAACCCAACTCAAGACCAGCTTGTGTATACAAGCGGGCTGTACAATTACATGCATTTGGCTAGTATCACTGGAACGGGCGTGATGGCCGCCGTCGTCTGCTATGCGGGCAGTTATTACTTTCGTCTGTGGCCAGAGGTCTCAAACACTATAGATCGCCTTTCGAATGAAATTCCAAATGGCCAAAAGGTGATCGGCACCTCCGTGCTCGCCGCGTACGTGCTCGCATCATTTTATTTGTTAAGGTCCACGCCAGTACGTATCTACTACAACAAATCACAGCAAATGTTTAATTTAGTGTTTCAGGCAGCATTACCTGGGTTGCGAAGAAAACGGAGCTTTAAGCCTGGGGCACTAGAGCCTGTGTATGTTTACAAAAAATCCACACTCGCGCAGTTTCTTGGCACTTTGAGGGTGAAAAATGGGTGGCAGAGGTTTGTAGTGTTTGAAGAGCGTTTTCACAGGACGGTTTTTTACAATGTCCTAGTTGGCTATGATAGTGTTGATGTGCTCGAGGACTAG